The window CCGTCCGCTCCCCCGGCCACCGCCGCCAGCGCCATGGCCTCCACGTACCGCCACTTCCCCGTGGCGTGGCTGGGGTCCACGATCACCGGCAGATGGGTCAGGTGCTGCAGCACCGGCACGGCCGCCAGGTCCAGCGTGTACCGGGTGTGGTTACCGAAGCCGCGGATCCCCCGCTCGCAGAGGACCACCTGGTAGTTGCCCTCGTTCATGATGTACTCGGCGGCGAGCAGCAGCTCTTCGATGGTGGCCCCCGCCCCCCGCTTGAGCAGCACGGGCTTTCCCGCGCGCCCCGCCTCGCGCAGCAGCGGGTAATTCTGCATGTTCCGGGCCCCGATCTGCACCATGTCCGCGTATTCCGCCACCAGGCGGAGCTGCTGGGCGTCCATAGCCTCGGTGACCACGGGCAGCCCCGTGTGCCGCCGCGCCTCAGCCAGCAACCTCAGCCCCTCTTCTTCCAGCCCCTGGAAGGAATAGGGGGAGGTCCGCGGCTTGAAGGCCCCGCCGCGCAGCAGCACCGCGCCGGCTGCCTTCACCGCCTCGGCCGTCTGCAGGATCTGCTCCCGGCTCTCCACGGAGCACGGCCCGGCCACCACCGCCACCGCGGTGTCGCCGAAGGCGGCGCTCCCCACGCGGACCACCGTCCTGGCAGGCCGGAACTCCCGGCTGACCAGCTTGAAGGGCCGGAGGATGCGAACGACCTTCTCCACACCCGCTGCCGCCTCCAGCGTCTCCCGCAGCAGCTCCTTGGTGTGGCTGTCGCCGACCACACCGATGACGGTGCGCTCCGTCCCCACTGACAGGTGCGTGCTCAATCCCGCCTCCCGAATCTTCTGCACCACAGCCTCCAGCTGGGCCGGCGAAGCTCCCGGTTCCATCACCACAATCACGGCTAGCTCACCCCGCAAACAAAAATGCCCTCGTCCCATGGACGAGAGCACAAACCTCCCGCGGTGCCACCTGGCTTCCGGGCAGACCCTACCCGACGCTCACTCCCCGCATGCCTCTCAGGCCCATTCCCGGCAGCTCTGGCACCGCGCTCCCACCACCGCGCGGCTCGCTCGCACCCTCCGGCACCTGGCGCACCGTCGGATGGCCCTCCGCGGGCCCCTTCACCTGCCGGTACTCTCCCCGATCATCGGCCGCCGCTATGCACTTGTAGCGGATTATAGCATGAGACGTCAAGCAGGGGCCAGAGCGCCAGGGCGGACCGGTGTGGCCTCTCCGTTCCAGGTCCCCAGCGGGCTCATGCCGCCTCCACAGCGGCCACCAGAGGGGCGGTCCGCTGCAGGGCCGTGCCCAGCTTCCGGCAGCGCTGGGTCATGGTCTCCAGCACCGCCTCCGCCTCGGTCCCACGGGCGCGGTTCACCTGGCAGCGCCACCCGTCGATGAGGACGGGGTGGAGCTCTACCCGCCGCACACCGGCGCTATTTACGTCGAACAGGAACAGGAGCGAGAGGTCATTGCGCAGCACCGGGTCCACCGCGTAGTCGTCCACGTAGTCGCCCAGATCGTAGCAGATCACGGCCACTCGCTCCGGCCGGCCGAGGGGGCGATAGAGCTCGATCCCCTGCACCACGTGGGCGGAGGTTCCCAGCACCAGATCGGCACCGGCGTCGGCCAGAGCGCGGGCGAAAGGCGGATGAGCGGGAAGGGGCTCCGGCACCATATTCGGCCCCCAGTGTGCCGCCACCACTACCACATCGTGGCCCGCGCGCGCCGCCCGCACCGTCTGCAGCAGGGCAGTGGCGCGGGGGTCCTCCAGGTCCACGGGCGCGTAGAAGACCCCGGGCTTCTCCGGGCCCGCCTCCCAGCCGGGCTCGTTGTCGGTCCAGCTCACCAGAGCCAGGCGCAGGCCGCGCACAGTGAGGGAGACCACGCGGCGCGCTTCCTCCGCCGTGCGCCCCGCACCCGCAGCGGGAAGGCCTGCCGCCGCCAGCAGGTCCAGCATCTCCGCCAGCGCCGCCGGCCCAAAGTCCAGGGTGTGGTTGTTGGCCAGGGTGACCGCACTCACCCCAGCCGCCTGCAGCGCCGCCACCGCCTGCGGCGGCGCCTTGAAGTGAAAGACCTTGCGCGGCCAGGGGCTCCCGCTCTCCTCGCCGGCGATGACGCACTCCAGGTTCACAATCAACGCGTCAGCCTGACGCAGCAGATGCAGGGTGTCGCCCCACACGTACTCCGGTGGACGACGCCGGAGCACTGCGCCGGCATTCCGGCCCAGCATCACATCCCCTGTGGCCGCCAGCCTCACCGCTCTCCGGCCAGCAGCGCGTCCAGCGCGGAGAAGAACTCGGGGAAGGTTTTGCTCACGCACTCCGGGCCGGCGATGGCCACACCCGCTGCCCCCAGCCCCACCACGGCGAAGGCCATAGCCATGCGGTGGTCGCCGTAGGTCTCCACCACGGCCGGACGCACCGGCCGCGGCAGCACCTCCAGACCATCGGGGAGGAGACGTACCTCCTGCCCCAGCCGGCGTAGCTCGGTGGCCAGAGCCTCCAGCCGGTCGGACTCCTGGTGGCGGATGTGGCCCACCCCGCGGATGCGCACCGCGCCGTCGGCGAAGGGCGCCAGCGCCGCCAGGGTCATGGTCATGTCCGGCAT is drawn from Armatimonadota bacterium and contains these coding sequences:
- a CDS encoding CapA family protein; protein product: MRLAATGDVMLGRNAGAVLRRRPPEYVWGDTLHLLRQADALIVNLECVIAGEESGSPWPRKVFHFKAPPQAVAALQAAGVSAVTLANNHTLDFGPAALAEMLDLLAAAGLPAAGAGRTAEEARRVVSLTVRGLRLALVSWTDNEPGWEAGPEKPGVFYAPVDLEDPRATALLQTVRAARAGHDVVVVAAHWGPNMVPEPLPAHPPFARALADAGADLVLGTSAHVVQGIELYRPLGRPERVAVICYDLGDYVDDYAVDPVLRNDLSLLFLFDVNSAGVRRVELHPVLIDGWRCQVNRARGTEAEAVLETMTQRCRKLGTALQRTAPLVAAVEAA
- the aroF gene encoding 3-deoxy-7-phosphoheptulonate synthase yields the protein MIVVMEPGASPAQLEAVVQKIREAGLSTHLSVGTERTVIGVVGDSHTKELLRETLEAAAGVEKVVRILRPFKLVSREFRPARTVVRVGSAAFGDTAVAVVAGPCSVESREQILQTAEAVKAAGAVLLRGGAFKPRTSPYSFQGLEEEGLRLLAEARRHTGLPVVTEAMDAQQLRLVAEYADMVQIGARNMQNYPLLREAGRAGKPVLLKRGAGATIEELLLAAEYIMNEGNYQVVLCERGIRGFGNHTRYTLDLAAVPVLQHLTHLPVIVDPSHATGKWRYVEAMALAAVAGGADGLLVEVHPDPERALSDGPQSLNLENFRRMMTRLRAVAQAVGRSL